TAGCATTGACTTAGGATGGGAGATGTCTGCAGCACAGCATGAAGTGAAAAGGGTGTAAAAGCGTGGCTGTGAAGGAGATGGTGCATGGGCTTTGATTTCCTCCTGCGTTGAACAAAAGGCAGGATGAAGTAGGCTGTAACCTGACCCTTTCCCTAAGGCCACAGGTCAGGAAATGGAGTTTCTCATGAGCAATAAATTGTTACCCAGCAATTGCCCAAGGATGAGTTTATTGATATACATACCAACTTAACAAATTACATGGCTttaaggttttgtatttttttaaatatttattttgttggttatGTGTGTTGCAGTGGTGAACATTTTCTTGACTGTTGCTTTGCATGTGCTTAGTTACTCTCTTCAGACAAACTCCCAGGGGAGTGATGGCTGAGCTGAAGGTACTCAGTACATGTCTCTAGGACTAGCTTGGCATTGctaaattgttttcctttttagaaaTTTGGGCCATGGTTTTAGTTTTAGAAACACCCAGGAGTGTTGATGAGCCACCCGCGTGCTGAGGAAATCATGTTAGGAAGGCTCACTGGACAGCTGGGAAAGGGTTTGCCTCAGTGCggcttcctatgaaacggagctcTTAGGATAGTAAGGAatgataggaaagaaagaaagagactgaaagaaagaagagatggacgggatcagggggtctgaagcttgacttgaacagacaacagacaactttattctgaacCAGCTCCTGCTTATATATTTGCAGGGTAACAAAAAGCATGCCTGcttttcctgaggaaacaaagtacttaactttcttcatacttaacgtAACCATTTGGGGGTAAACAAGCATTCTGTTCCTCCCAGACTTTTCCAAACAAAGCAGGTAACAACTTCCTCAGTTTCTTGCCCACCCAGGGACacaccagctgctcccaacaaattctgcaggtcttgttttaacccttggctcttacatttccccctttttattttattagccgaggtgactgtgcctgtcttaggttgcccttaaactctgaaggagtcttacccatcattggctaccagtcaagctctctgactttgattatttgttgtttaacacagctgaggcggaagagaaaaagtataaacAACCCCAAACTTAACAATGAAGttccagcgactgcagccactgtgataattccagTGATCCCAATGACAGCTGTAATAAAGAGTCCAATTAGTCttttagtccttttcagatagtcttttgccaaatggatcaggtttgtgtttctggagaggattgccaggatcttgacatctgcactggcagtcaaatacctcttcttctccttgctgctataatcatctcattttcctgcaacataaatgtgTGGAgacaagtgaaaagaaaataattatcacaattaaaagtttgatttcttggTCAGTGCATTGTTTTGTAAACtggaaatcattttcttttaaaagttaataatgGAAACCAtattaaaattgaataaaatatgaaaaaagtttgatttcttatatgcatatagtgtttatggttgctatttaaagggaagttatagttactagaatttgctacaaaaattggtcccagtcctaggaaaatttttcataaatttctctgaataatgtatttatcaccCCAAAAATTTAACAcgaatcatcctctatgtaataaactttgatttagcttgcctgtccatatagtctcagttatctttgaccccacaggggctgcacctCTTACAGTTCCATAagatcattaattatgataactgctcagtCCATATGCTGTAattgccatccattccaactttctttcccatctaataggcaagtatcatttgattccatagagttatgcatatgggtctttctaaaaatggaagagttaaatttgataccatttttcttcttctttaagtagttttggaagtcttgaatctactggacctgggaatcctaaacttgtattcagatattttggtaaagttagatctgcccatgttagggcctgcagcagaggtgggttaggaatataaacccagTAAGTATAATTATGttcctgtccttcagcaattaaagttatatgtcctataatacacattacccatttagttattttcgtCCGGgtcgacatgtctgggttttCAAACCAAGGTTCCGTCACCTGCAATGACAAgtgcaaatcccctaccccacacctttaccatgcCTGGCTTTTGCCAAAATAGGTCTGTGGGAGATtgtaaggtaaagaaaataataaaatcaacaggcttttctagatctatttgaacaaacTGTCCTTCTTGAATGCGTTGTGTTCAGTTAATTGTAATTCTTGTTCAGccgcagctgttaactgcctttgctcaataaatcagaatctccttgtaaaatgtcaaacaaattctataaaataattaggaatccctaaagtgagaagtagcaaaaatgaaagcagagtgtcaatactGACgggtacccatagtaaatgaccaggtttttttaaatgaattttaaaaaaatgattgaaaagaaatgcaggaatgtggattctttataattggctgtccatttttggtgattttaaattaattgcatgcagtttttatgatattttcccacaatagtggccaaattccagtttgcttacatgaccgggcccagttgggtcctctgggaactggctagcgACCAAGAgcagcttcctgggacctagatatctttattaaagtacacgtcctctggggggatagccagtcctcccagccaGAGTGCACATTGTAACTGTGTCTTACCAACGACATGCGAGAGCAACaccagttgcatgtaatggcaacatcaggtgaacaaaacagactccACAAGCAAATTTTTtcttgcattcagccctcaaatctgatctgctcccaacataagccatggttattttgggataaatttagctTATACATATGTGGTTTATacaaacactggacaaagcattaagatattttggcttaaaggaattaaggtatttatatgatttgaatattatttggccaaTAAGATTAATTTACAGCAATAGtccttagattaatagattaagccacctggtttggggcaagaaaagaaagttttttgccagtataatgataccgaGGAGAAAATAggtattttttatacagaaatgacatgataaaagttaacagaAGTTACTTTGATAAAACACGGGctctttgctttttacactgactatctagaaaatttttttatatcttttcattagaacaggcttaGAGACCAAGAAAACGttatttccctttactattttcttcctaacaacaagaacctagtttctttattttttctaaactCCCTTCTGCTATTGCCCCATGCAGCCTCACTGTATtgttatggaaaaatgttttcagctcagaactttcttcactccttCTCCCTCAATGTCTCCCATCTCACTATGGGGAGTCTGCTTAAGGCTCTTCTCTGTTTCATCCACAAAGTCgctttctttaaaatacaaataactcttaAACTTTATCAGAACCTTGCTTTTGTAATGGCACTCTGACAATGTTTTCAGCacataaacatacaaacacacatacatacatgctcctccagccgcctattgTGATTACCTGTTAACGCTGATGCTCCAAGGAAAACACTTACTgcccaatatgactcgagtcctcttctatcggctggacacgcgtccctctaatggagacttttccttggttccgtAATATTGTTTTGGAGCCTTCTTtatcttcttcgagccccacgttgggcgccagatgttgcttcctatgagatggagctcaaaggatattaaggaatgatgagaaagaaagaaagagactgaaagaaagaaagagacagatgggatcagggggtctgaagcttaactttaacacACAACAGACAACTTGATTCTGCACGAgctcctgcttatatactgcagggtaatGAAAGGATGCCTGCTTCTCCTGAGGAGacaaagtacttaactttcttcatacttaGAGTAACCATTTGGGGGTAAACCAACATTCTGTTCCTCCCAGGCTGTTCCAAACAGAGCAGACAACAACCTCTTCAAATTCCTGTGGCCACCCtaatgccagctgctcccaacaaattctgcaggtcttgttttaaccctttggctcctacgcCTCAGTTGTGTCCCTGTTTTTCCCAAGTCTTCAGGCACAGCAGCCCCAGGCACGGCAGCCCCAGGCACGGCAGTCCCAGGCACGGCACTTTGGTGCCCCCTTGAGAGAGGCTCCCTCACTACCTGTGGGACCCTCCCCACCTGTGGGACCCTCTCCAGAAGAGATGCTGGGTGGGGCGGGGTGGGTGGAAGGGGAGGCTGAGGAGGCTGTGGGAGGCCGAGGTGAGGCAGGGGCTCCACCTGCACTCGAGGCCCAGGGGCCCCTGGAGGGAGACCAGGCCGAGGTGTCTGGGTTCTCTTAGAATAGGACCTCTTACACATGGCAGTCGGTTATTTCCTATCGAACAAAGCTGCTCCCGCCACTTTGTgctgccctgccccctgcccccagcccatgtaaaagtCCTCTGTTAAGTCCTCTCCATGCACAGAATGAAGTTGCCTCTCTAGTTTGGCACTCAGAGCTCTTCACCGTTCGTCTCCATCGACCCCCTCCAGCTTCTGTGGACCCCATCTCCTGGTCAGCCATCCTCTCTCACACCCCTAGCCTTTGCCTGTGCTGCTGTTTCTGCCTCAAGTGCCTGGTCCGCCAGGCTCCTCCTTGCAGCCCACAGCCCTTCTTCAAGTCAACTCAAATATCACCTCCCTTAGGAAATCTTCCTCAACTCTCCGGGCAGAAGGTCTTTCTTCCTGGGCGACCTGAGGTTCTGTCTGTGCCCCGAGGCTGAGCTGCCCACAGAGCTTGGTGATGTGGCCTGCCTCTCTGGCCCGTCCACTCGGCCCCACCCCCTGAGCTGCCCCGAGTCTCACTCCTGTTACCTAGAAGAGGGTAAGCATAGTGGAGGTGCTtgggaaatatttgttgagtgaatgcaTGAATGTGCCTCCTAACTGTGGGTTTTTGGAGCCCAGTAATTGAGGGAGAGCATCTAAGAAAGATGTATTGAATTAAATTACATGACTCCAGCCAAGCGCTGAAGCTGGGAGGATATGATCTAAGGTAGAAATGGCTAATAGGACCTTTTGTGATTCTTAGATGCCTCAGATCAGGCTTGGAGGGAAGGTAGGTCACCAAAACTGGTTTAGCTAATCCTAGGAAGCAAGTGTCATGTGATGTCATCTCAGGAATGCAATTAAGGCTCAGTCCTGCTGCTGAAGGACCCGTGAGAGTCGCCACCTTGGGTCTCATAACTGGAGACACAGCGTGGGCTGGACATAGGACTGTTGGGGGGCCCCTGCGCACCAGCACTGAGCACTCCCCGGCATAAACCCCAGCTCCAACGGGCCCAGCCGCCACAGGTGAGTGCTCTCCCTGGGAAGTCCTGGGGGCCAGGGTGGGGCTCGTTGGATCTGTGCTGTTCAAGAAAGCAGAGACGGCCAGTTTAACCACTGTGGGGAATGCGGGCAACATGGACGGGTGTCCTCACAGCAGAACCGTGGCCCTGAGTTAAAAGCGTATCTTTGGGTTATTTCTCCAAGACTAGTTTGAATCTAGTTCCAGGTAGCTCAGCTGTGTGATGCTGGGAAATTTACCTACATTCTCTAGGCTTTATTTTCCTCCTTAGGAGTGGGGATGGAGAGTGGTGCCTCCCTTCAAAGGCCACTGCGGATACTAAATGGGGTAATGGACACAGAGCTCTTGGCCCAGTGCCTGGCAGGCCTCATCTGGGATAGAAGAACTGGTTGCTGCGGTGCTAATTGGCGCAGAACCCAGGGAAGCTTGCTGACTGGACAGGACGATCTTACCTCGTGAAAACAGAGGTCTCCCCTGGAAGTGGGGAGCATGCACAGAGGTTCTCAGGGGGCCAGGCAGCCCTTGGGCTGAAGGGAGCCCGTGGCCATATAGACTCCATTTATGGATGTTGAAACCAGGGCCAGAGAGGGTCAGGCAGTGGCAATGGGGGGAGAAAAGACGGGGTTCCTTGTGTTGTCTGTGCAGTcagttgagaaaataaatgacaacaaCGACTCCAAGGCTGGAGTTTCTGAGTAatataattgttttcatgttccatTTGTGATAGAAAATAGCCTTTGGGAGTACACCCTCTCTTCTCAAGGGGTTTACAGATGTTGGAAACAACTTCGATGTGGCTTTGAAAAGCCTTTAGTTTCTCCTCATTCTTGACTTCTGACTTCCTCCTGAGAGAAGGGGGACCCAGCTCCTGTCCCCAGGCAGCCGCCAATATCAGGAAGAGACAGAGCCCTGCCTGAGACTTAGAGGAAAGCCTCGTGGGCCTTTCAGTCAAGTTTGCCAAGAACAGGCAGAATGCAGGAAGAGACTGGAGACAGGGTGCAGGAGCGTGGGTAGGAGATCCTCGGAGGAGGTGTCCGTCCTGTGGTGGGTTACTCCAGATGAGGTGTTGCTCCCCCCAGATTCTCCACTGTCCGCAGCTGCTCCACCCCCACATCCGCAGACCTGCCTCCCACCCCGGCCGGGGCCCAGGCGCCATGACTGACACTCCGGTGGAGGCGTCTCTCTTCCGAATCATCCACTGCTACCACCAGTATGCCGCCCGCGAAGGGGACGTGGAGACCCTGACCCTGGAGGAGCTGAGGGCCCTTCTCCTGGACAACGTGCCCTGCTTTATGGAGCACTTGGTGCGTGGGGTCTCGGGACAGGGCGTGAGAGGAAAGGGGAGCTGGAGGCAGGTGCGGGGCCGCTCTTAGGGCCGGAAGTAGGCGGTTGTTAGGTACAGGGCACGGCCTCCCGTGAGAGTTTTCAGCTGGGGGAGGGCGAGGGAGGGCAGGATCTGCAGCCAGAGGAAAGGACGGTGCTGGCCCAGCTTTACCCCTGTGCCCCCCTCTCTGCCTCGCCCTACTCCAGTCGAGGCACAGCGAGTCCTAGAAGCTCAACCCCAACCCCAAACCTACTTATTCTTCAGCCTGTCCTGTATCCCACGGGCCCATCCGATCTGTGACCCTGCCCCGAACTCGGCTCCTGTCTCACCAAGCCCTTTGAGCCCCTGCTCTGGGGTCTGCCCCCCGGCCTGGGGGCCCGAGGGGAGCAGCTGCCCTCTGCCTCATGGGCCTGGGGACTGGGCGCggtgcctttctctccagcctcttgCCCCCAGGGCTGACACCGCTTTGCAGACCAGCCCTGAACCCAGGTGCGGGCAGCCTCCTCAGGCCCGCATGCGCCCGCGTCACCAAGCCAGGCTGGCAGGGGTGCTGTCTGTGGCtgctgccctctgccctctgccccatGCCCCGGGGGCCCGCGGACAGAGTCATCTCCAGGGCATGCTGGGTCCATCCCCTGACCCCATGGTCGTTATATTCCAGGAGAAGGGCCTGCTTTGGTTACTTCCCAGCTCCTCCTGCCTGGTTTTGGGAAACATCGGAGACAGTCCTGCCCTCAGTTTCTTGTGTACAGATCAGGCTTGTAGAGAgaagggggtgagggtggggggtgaCGGTGCTTCATCCTCTGCTTCCAGGGGAACTTTTTGCTTTCCAGGGCCAATCAGCCCATGGGGTTAGGCTGTGTGGGTCCTGCCACGCCACCCGGGGCTCACAGCATCGCCTCTCCTGGGGCCTGGCTGGGCAGACAGGATGCCTGGGGGAGGTGGGCAGAGGTCGGGACGCGGGGCGCGGAGCCTGCCCAAAGCAAGAGGCCCCCAGAGAAGGAAGGTTATTTGACAAGTAGATGGTGGCagtggggaggagaaggagaggggCAAGACTTTTCCTGGGGAGGGGGTGCTCATCCTGGCCCCCCAGCTGCTTCCAGGTGTAACAGCTTCCTTCCCTGCATGCTTCACGTGGCCTCCCCTGGGCTTGCCACACGGACCCGCCAGGGTCCGGCCTCTGCCACATCCGTGCAGCCCAGGGCCTGTGAGCTGAGGCGCCCGCCACATCCCCGTCTCTTGAGCCTACTTTGCAAAATGTGATGCTTGGTCACTACTGAGGGGGCAGTTCAAGCCCTTTGCAGCAGGGGCCATGTGGCAGTCAGCTCCTGTAGGTGGAGAGCGCCGTGGGCCGGCCTGTGCCTGGGTGGGCTGACCTCTGCCCCTTCCTCAGGGTCGGAAGGAGCCGTACTACGTCTCGGAGCTGTTCCGGGCAGCGGACAAAAACAAGGACAACCAGATCTGCTTCGAGGAGTTCCTGTACGTCCTGGGCAAGCTGGTGAAGGCCTACCACGCGCAGTACCACCGGCAACTCTGCGCCCACTACTGCGCCCAGCACGGCCTCTACTAGTGGGGGACAGGGGCGCCCTGGCCTTGGGCAGCTGGGGTCCCGCGTGTGCCAGGGCGGGAGGGAATAAAGCGAGCTCTGCACATTGGGGGAGTGGTCACTGCTGGTTCTGGGCGTGTCCTATGGTCCAGAAGAAGGTGGTTTTGTCCCTTGCCTGGGGACACCCCTCTGGGGGGAGACACAACCTCTGCCCCCATGGAGCCCCTGTCCAAGGGGAGTCACGGCTCCTGCCTTTAGTGCTTGGTCAGCGAGGGAGGCGTCTCTTCTCTTGGGAGATGGCACGGCCAGAGGGCACTGGTGATGTTTTCATTCGTCCGTTCCTCCACACAGAGGCTAGAGCAGGTGCCATGAGGACACGGCGCGGCACAGGGTCCCGTAATTGAGGGTCTTCCTGCCCCAAAGAGGAGCGTCAACCGTTCATTGTGCAAAGGGTGGAGCAGCCGGGCCTGGGCCGGGAGGTGGTGGCGCGTTTCAAGTAGAAAGTAGAAAACCAAACGGAGTTTCCTGGGGGCACCACCCAGTGGGATTAAAAGTTGGTGCCCACAGGGAAGGACAGGGCAGAATACGTTTGGGAGGGAGGGTTGGGACCAGCGCCTGGAAGGCTTCGAGCGCTGGCCTCCTTTGGGCCTCACCCTCTCGGTCACGGGGCCCTGGGTGACCGTCTGAATGAGACGGACCAAGGAGGGTGGCTCGGCTTGGGGGGCTCTGCACAGCGGCCGGGGCGGGAGGCCATGAGGGCTGGACCAGGTCCGCGGCTGGCGGcgtggaagggagggaggggacacGGAGGAAGCGAGACACTCTTCCCAGACCTCGGGacaggcggggggggggggggcggagcaATCCAGGTGACTGAGGGGAGGGTGCTGCCAGGACCTGCCCGGGACTGGCATGGGTGGGGGGGCCTGGCCTTCGCAGGAGGACAGCGCGTTTGCTGAGTCAAAGGTGAGCCCGGGGCAGACGCGGGTCATCCAGGCTGGCAGGAGAGAAGACATGTGCCAAGGGGCAGGGCGGGTGCACACAGCTAGTGGAACCGGCAGACACCGGGCAGTCAGGGAAGTCTTCCTGGAGAAGAAAAGGGTGGGTCTGGCTTTCTAATAAAACATGGTGATGCATGCGGCCATCACTCCGGCTCCTGACTCACAGGCCAAGTCCTCCGTGCTCCCTGACTTCTCCCTCCCCGGACCTGCCCTTGCCCCATCTCTGCGttgttgcttctctctctctctcgggaGCCCAGGTGTGGGGTGTGGACCCTCTGGGCAGGGCTCCTCTGCCTCTGGAATGGCTGGGATCCGGACACCAGCATCCTGGGTTGACTgtgctaaattaaaaaatatataaatatgatgagCGCTCAATTGTGTTGCTTACTGTGCAAATGAACGGAGTGGGTGCTTAAGTGGGCACAGACCAAACCAGGCCTGTGAGCCGAACGCGGCGTGCACCGCCCTGGACGCTGTGCCGCCGGTGTCCGGTCGGTCGAGCTCTGACTGGGCTCTCTGGGCCGACCCCGCCATCGGCTCCACAGCCACACTTGCTAACCCACCAGGGCCGGCCCCTCTGCTACCCCTTGTCCCTCCCCAGGCAGGCCAAGCCTCGTCCCTCCTGCCGCAGCTCCCACTCCAGGTCTGTGGTTGCCCCTGCGGGAGCAGAGAATGTTCAGTGCGTCCCGAGACAGGAGGACGATGACAGGCCCAGGGGAGCCTGCCCCATCTGCGGAATGCGTCCTGCTGGTCTCACCCGAACATGTGCAGCCCTGCGGGCAGCAAGGGCTGCCCACCCTGAACGCGCCTCGCCCCCCTTGACCCTTGCTGGGTTTCTGCACCAGCTCTGCCGCTCAGTCCCTCAGCCTTGGGGACGGGCTTGGCCGGGGCAATTAGGACATGCACCCGGGAATTGAGCTGTTTCCTGTTCACACGCCCCGGTTCCGGCTTCCCCAGGTTGCCCCACACCCGTCAGTGTATTTACAGGCTCTGCTTTTCCTCCAAGTGTTTACCCAACCCCTGACCCCCTTCTGAGAGGCCAGCTCAGCCTGGCTCCTGCTCTCCCTGAAGCCCCCATGGTGTCGGTCCAGGGGGATCATCTCtcagggttggggttggggaagGATGTGTGACATTTCGTGATCTCTCGGTCTACCTGTCCCACTGGAGGTCAGCTCCATGTCTTCCTTGCTGTACCTGGGGGCCAATGTTCCCCACTCTCTGGAAGAAGAAAGCTGCTTCCACTAGGACACGTCTCAGGGAAACAGGCTCAAGGAAAGCATCTCCTGAAGGGTCAGGAGTCTGGGGAGCACCATCTCCATCAATTTCGTCTGCCCCGGCAAGAGCGTCCAGCACGAGCTGGATTCCAGGCATGTACATAAACATCCTAAAGAGCTCCCCAGAAAAGGCACCCAGCTTGCTTTAATGCATGCTTTCGGGCACACACGCCTATAGGGAAGACctaagcctcagtgtcctcacctGAGGACCTCACCTGGTGCATACCAGGTGTTCAATCTGCGGTTGGAAACTTGTCATATTATACATCAGAACCAGCTCTATTTTCTCATCACTGAAGATGTTCAGCAGACGTTGAACGACCTCTCACCAAGGATGCTAGAGGACATTTGGCTGACAGATTTATATCCCAGCCTTAAGGGGGACTGGATGTGAAAAAGGGGTAGGTCAAACGTTCACTTACCTCCTCAATAAGTATtagttgagcacctactatgtaccaggcactagaGGAGTAAAGGAAAGTATGGTTTCTGTTGTAAAGGGGCTCCCAGACCAAGGTAAGAGAGAGATAATAAACAGGTGAATCACAAAGCAGCAGGGCAAATGCTGTGACGGGGCGTGGGTCA
This is a stretch of genomic DNA from Tamandua tetradactyla isolate mTamTet1 chromosome 4, mTamTet1.pri, whole genome shotgun sequence. It encodes these proteins:
- the LOC143678680 gene encoding protein S100-A15A-like; protein product: MTDTPVEASLFRIIHCYHQYAAREGDVETLTLEELRALLLDNVPCFMEHLGRKEPYYVSELFRAADKNKDNQICFEEFLYVLGKLVKAYHAQYHRQLCAHYCAQHGLY